ATTATGGCAGGAAATCCAACAAACAAGGATGTGTGATTAAGTTGGATATTCAAAAGGCATATGATACAGTGGAGTGGTAATTTATTGAGGAAATGCTTCATGGACTTCAGTTTCCAGTTCCCTTTGTCAAACTGATCATTCAATGTATCTCAACACCTAGGTTCTCTCTGATGTTCAATGGGACTCTCCATGGTTTCTTTGAATCTAAGAGAGGCCTAAGACAAGGGGATCCTATATCTCCATTACTATTTGTAATAGGAGTGGAGTATCTATCTAGACTGATAGGGAAAGTTAGGGACAAGGAAGACTTTTGTTTTCATGATAGATGTACTGAGCTCAAATTGAACCACCTTACTTTTGCAGATGGTGTAATATTATTCAGCAAAAGGGATGAGAGAAGTGTCAGGTACTTGCTGCAAGCTCTGAAACTTTTTTCTATCACATTAGGATTGTAACCAAGTCCCACAAAAACTGCAATATATTGCAGTAACATGGAGCAATCTGTAGTAGAGAGGCTGCTGAAACTCTCTGGGTTTTCAAGACAGAATTTGCCTTTCACTTACTTGGGAATACCTATCAATGTCAGGAGAATATCAGGAAAAGAATGTGAAATACTGATAGAGAAGATGACTACTAGAATTCGGAGTTGGAGTTCGAGGAACTTGTCCTTTGCAGGGAGAATAGTTTTGATCAATTCTGTCCTAATGGCGATTCAAGCATACTGGAGCCAAATTCTTATCTTaccaaagaaaataattaaaggcATTGAAGCAGTTTGCAGAGCTTTTCTTTGGAAAGGGCAGTCAATGTTTCGGGGGCTGGAGCAATCAATTGGGACACGGTTTGCACTTCAAAATCAGCAATGGGTTTAGGTATTAAAAGAGTTGAAGAATAGAACAAAGCGGCTATGTGTAAATATGTTTAGGCAATCGCAAATAGCAAGGAGTCTTTTATGGATGAAGTGGATTCAGAGTGTGTATTTGAAGAAAGGGGATTGGTGGAGCTACACCCCTTCTATCCATGCTAGTTGGTATTGGAAGAAGTTGGTGGCTCTAAAGGATCAAGTGAGGAGTTTGATAGATACAAGAGAGTTTGCAGCACACAAATTCTCTATTACAGCAGGCTATAAAATTCTAACTCCCTCACTAACCAAATCATACTGGAGTAAGGAGGTTTGGGCTCGTTTAAACTTACCTAAACATTGTTTTATTCTATGGTTGGCAATGCATGGTAGGCTGAAGACAAAAGACAGACTGAGTAGAATGGGAATACAGGTAGATAAAGGCTGCTGCTTGTACCAGGATGGGAAAGAAACAGCTCAACATCTATTTTTTGAGTGTAAGTTTGCAGTGAAATGCCTCAACAGACTTAAGGAATGGCTGGGATGAAAGGTGAGAAGTGAGAGCTTGCCTAACATCATCAGGTGGATCGGAAAATCGAAAATAAGCAGGGGTAAGAAGCAAATTTTGGCTTCTGCAACAGCCTCTCTGGTTTACCATCTGTGGACAACAAGAAATGTTGTCATATGGAAAGGAGAA
This Cannabis sativa cultivar Pink pepper isolate KNU-18-1 chromosome 6, ASM2916894v1, whole genome shotgun sequence DNA region includes the following protein-coding sequences:
- the LOC115695144 gene encoding uncharacterized protein LOC115695144 codes for the protein MLHGLQFPVPFVKLIIQCISTPRFSLMFNGTLHGFFESKRGLRQGDPISPLLFVIGVEYLSRLIGKVRDKEDFCFHDRCTELKLNHLTFADGVILFSKRDERSVSNMEQSVVERLLKLSGFSRQNLPFTYLGIPINVRRISGKECEILIEKMTTRIRSWSSRNLSFAGRIVLINSVLMAIQAYWSQILILPKKIIKGIEAVCRAFLWKGQSMFRGLEQSIGTRQSQIARSLLWMKWIQSVYLKKGDWWSYTPSIHASWYWKKLVALKDQVRSLIDTREFAAHKFSITAGYKILTPSLTKSYWSKEVWARLNLPKHCFILWLAMHGRLKTKDRLSRMGIQVRSESLPNIIRWIGKSKISRGKKQILASATASLVYHLWTTRNVVIWKGEQAAIGRVNVEIKEKLKMRLTMFQPQKIGRQDKEWIQSL